One window of Methanobacterium alkalithermotolerans genomic DNA carries:
- a CDS encoding STT3 domain-containing protein, whose product MSKKKLIITLTSIFLIVSIALFFRIESVNLPGVGAQNQEFYRDFEGKPYMYELDSYYNYRLTRNYIENGHLGDKIINGQEWDSYSYSPPGVPMDYPPMLIYITAYIYHFINYFVTIPLLNVAFWLPLLISPLAGIAVYFFVKRFSNNTAGIVAGILTVITPFYLLRTIPGWFDTDMFNVLFPVLVVWCFIEALQADNIKKKAFYASISSILMLFFSMAWNGWQYIFYIIIFFTLFYIIWGLINGKNVKEYLFVLCIFAGGSLLLILIFFGIIEFLKPFYGLLELFNLVGTNPWSPWPDLYIMVSELQRPSIGEIISELGLVLPMGIMGIFLTFRILTNNQMKKIYLGKMRWSIYSLLVIWTLLGFISLLKGARFILLLIPPLSILAGIAVGILFDYLNNIFKNNKIRKIAYCILIIFILSPQLIMANESLNYALPMSNDDIWNSAQWIRNNTSNDTLIISDWSYGHFFSAIAERPVAFDGRSAYVETIPTRQFYDSDLTFDEKIPNTSREYWISRAFSTSNETLSAGIFRMLANRGDSAYLTLDEYTHNTTKTVLILNEILGIDKALASEVLINKYNLTEKQSVEILKFTHPDKLRPFIVLTYDRMINTGYWNFYFGNWDFEEEKGGNYTYSVGNFDSDNPVINSTNEVIFDLEKGDMTWENQEPYCVIEIKQENIKRRYVNSKSNFCIVILWDDEKTVVMDKKFENSLFTKLVLQKENTENFETIYKNKKVVLWKVTSY is encoded by the coding sequence ATGTCAAAAAAAAAATTAATAATTACATTAACTTCTATTTTTTTAATAGTTTCCATAGCCTTATTTTTCAGAATAGAATCGGTTAATTTACCTGGAGTTGGAGCACAAAATCAGGAATTTTACAGGGATTTTGAAGGCAAACCCTATATGTATGAACTGGATTCATACTACAACTACCGCTTAACCAGAAATTATATTGAAAATGGACATCTTGGAGATAAAATAATTAATGGCCAGGAATGGGATTCTTATTCATATTCTCCACCAGGAGTACCAATGGATTATCCTCCGATGTTGATTTATATAACGGCATATATATATCATTTTATAAATTATTTTGTAACCATACCTCTACTTAATGTTGCTTTTTGGCTACCCTTACTAATTTCACCGTTAGCTGGAATTGCAGTTTATTTTTTTGTTAAGAGATTTTCAAATAATACAGCAGGAATAGTGGCAGGTATTTTAACTGTTATCACTCCTTTTTATTTGCTGAGAACAATCCCCGGCTGGTTTGATACAGACATGTTCAATGTTTTATTTCCGGTTTTGGTAGTTTGGTGTTTCATAGAAGCTCTTCAAGCGGATAATATTAAAAAAAAGGCATTTTATGCTTCCATATCCTCTATTTTAATGCTATTTTTCTCTATGGCCTGGAACGGATGGCAATATATTTTTTATATTATCATTTTCTTTACATTATTTTATATCATATGGGGTCTTATTAATGGTAAAAACGTTAAGGAATACTTATTTGTACTCTGCATATTTGCCGGAGGATCATTACTCTTAATATTAATATTTTTTGGCATTATAGAATTTTTAAAACCTTTTTATGGGCTTTTAGAACTTTTCAATTTGGTAGGTACTAATCCCTGGAGCCCCTGGCCAGATCTTTATATTATGGTTTCTGAATTACAAAGACCGTCTATTGGGGAAATAATATCTGAATTAGGTCTTGTTTTACCAATGGGTATAATGGGAATATTTCTTACATTTAGAATTTTAACAAATAATCAAATGAAAAAAATTTATTTAGGAAAAATGAGATGGTCTATATATTCTTTATTAGTTATATGGACGTTATTGGGATTCATATCTCTTTTAAAAGGAGCTAGATTCATACTGCTACTAATTCCTCCCCTTTCCATTCTGGCAGGAATCGCGGTGGGGATTTTATTTGATTATCTGAATAATATTTTTAAAAATAATAAAATTAGAAAAATTGCATATTGTATATTAATTATTTTTATACTGTCTCCCCAACTTATAATGGCAAATGAAAGCTTAAACTACGCCTTACCCATGTCCAATGATGATATTTGGAATTCTGCCCAATGGATTAGAAATAATACTTCTAATGATACTTTAATAATTTCTGATTGGAGTTATGGGCACTTTTTTAGTGCCATAGCGGAGCGTCCAGTAGCTTTTGATGGGCGTTCTGCCTATGTAGAAACGATACCTACCAGACAATTTTATGACTCAGATCTTACTTTTGATGAGAAAATACCCAATACTTCTAGGGAATACTGGATTAGCAGGGCTTTTTCAACCAGTAATGAAACTCTATCTGCTGGAATATTCCGCATGTTAGCAAATAGAGGAGATAGTGCCTATTTAACATTGGATGAGTATACTCATAACACTACTAAAACCGTGTTAATACTTAACGAGATTTTAGGAATAGATAAAGCATTAGCTTCTGAAGTTTTGATTAATAAATATAACTTAACTGAGAAACAATCAGTGGAAATATTAAAGTTTACCCATCCTGATAAGCTAAGGCCTTTTATAGTTTTAACCTATGATCGGATGATTAATACAGGATATTGGAATTTTTATTTTGGAAACTGGGATTTTGAAGAGGAAAAAGGAGGCAATTATACTTACTCGGTGGGAAATTTTGATTCTGATAATCCGGTTATAAATTCAACCAATGAAGTAATATTCGATTTGGAAAAGGGTGATATGACCTGGGAGAATCAGGAACCCTATTGTGTTATAGAAATAAAACAGGAAAATATAAAACGGAGATATGTAAATTCAAAAAGCAATTTTTGCATAGTTATTTTATGGGATGATGAAAAAACAGTGGTCATGGATAAGAAATTTGAAAATTCATTATTTACAAAATTAGTACTTCAAAAAGAAAATACTGAAAACTTTGAAACTATATATAAAAATAAAAAAGTAGTATTGTGGAAAGTTACATCTTATTAA
- a CDS encoding class III signal peptide-containing protein, which produces MLIDEKAQISAEMVLLIGAILVIVLVAGSYVFDISQSVAGNISSVIDTARDSTINKM; this is translated from the coding sequence ATGTTAATAGATGAAAAAGCGCAAATTAGTGCCGAAATGGTGCTACTTATTGGTGCAATATTGGTAATAGTATTGGTTGCAGGATCATACGTGTTTGACATATCTCAATCCGTTGCCGGCAACATAAGTAGTGTTATTGATACTGCTCGCGATTCAACTATTAATAAGATGTAA
- a CDS encoding pyridoxal phosphate-dependent aminotransferase — MINPANRVKSIELSQIRKMFEIASPDAINLGIGEPDFDTPLHIRKAVVDALEEGFTHYTSNKGIIELREAISHKLKRDNNIQASPEEVIVTVGASEAIYMCTQGLVDRGDEVLIPDPGFLSYDACIKLSEGKTIPVPLKKENNFQMTVEDVEKRITPKTKALILNSPSNPTGSVMKKEDVKAIAELTQDKGIFIISDEIYEKIIYEKEQHSPAEFSDKAITINGFSKTYAMTGFRVGYAAAREEIIEELLKVHQYNTACASSISQKGALAALEGPQDCVAEMVGEFKRRRDMVVSRLNEMGWPCRQPEGAFYIFPEVGNSSEFVKKALENEVVVVPGEGFGKCGENHIRISYATSYDALETALDRMESIKL, encoded by the coding sequence ATGATAAATCCTGCTAATCGAGTAAAATCAATAGAATTATCCCAGATACGTAAAATGTTTGAAATAGCAAGTCCTGATGCTATAAATTTAGGTATTGGAGAACCTGATTTTGACACTCCACTCCATATAAGAAAAGCGGTGGTGGATGCCCTGGAGGAGGGATTTACCCATTACACCTCCAATAAAGGAATTATTGAATTACGAGAAGCCATATCTCACAAATTAAAGAGAGATAATAACATTCAGGCTAGTCCTGAAGAAGTTATTGTAACAGTAGGGGCCAGTGAAGCCATTTACATGTGTACTCAAGGCCTGGTAGACCGGGGTGATGAGGTTCTTATTCCAGATCCTGGATTTTTATCTTATGATGCCTGTATTAAGCTTTCTGAAGGGAAAACTATTCCCGTACCTCTTAAAAAAGAAAATAATTTCCAGATGACGGTGGAAGATGTTGAAAAAAGGATTACCCCTAAAACCAAGGCTTTGATTCTTAATTCCCCTTCTAACCCTACCGGAAGTGTTATGAAAAAAGAGGATGTTAAGGCCATAGCCGAGCTTACCCAGGATAAGGGCATATTCATCATATCAGATGAGATATATGAAAAAATAATCTATGAAAAAGAGCAGCATTCCCCGGCTGAATTTTCAGATAAGGCCATAACCATCAATGGTTTTTCTAAGACCTATGCCATGACTGGTTTCCGGGTGGGCTATGCTGCTGCCCGGGAAGAAATAATTGAAGAATTGCTGAAAGTACATCAATATAACACGGCCTGTGCCAGTTCCATCTCTCAAAAAGGCGCTCTAGCTGCATTAGAAGGGCCTCAAGACTGCGTGGCAGAAATGGTAGGTGAATTTAAAAGAAGAAGAGATATGGTGGTATCCCGGTTAAATGAGATGGGTTGGCCTTGCAGACAACCTGAGGGAGCATTTTATATTTTCCCGGAAGTGGGTAATTCTTCTGAATTTGTTAAAAAAGCCCTGGAAAATGAGGTGGTGGTGGTTCCCGGGGAAGGTTTTGGTAAGTGTGGTGAAAATCATATACGTATTTCCTATGCAACTTCCTATGATGCTCTGGAAACCGCCCTGGATCGTATGGAATCTATAAAATTATGA
- a CDS encoding metal-dependent hydrolase: MEIRWFGHSAFEIVSEENLKILIDPFISNNPSCQVAVEDIGADVILLTHGHADHFGDAMEIADRNNALLIANHELSIFLAQQGFETLGMNTGGSCMVQNVKITMVDAQHSSDIDFMEEVAPGGSAAGFIIQLENGYRIYHAGDTGLFGDMKQVIGEIFKPDMAILPMGDRFTMDPEAASIAAQWIYPQKVIPMHYNTFPIIQQDPDHFVELVKSKSPEIDVVILKPGQTYQE, from the coding sequence GTGGAAATACGATGGTTTGGTCACTCGGCATTTGAAATTGTCAGTGAAGAAAATCTAAAGATCCTTATTGATCCATTTATCAGTAACAATCCTTCCTGTCAGGTGGCGGTGGAGGATATAGGGGCAGATGTAATCCTGCTAACCCATGGTCATGCCGATCACTTTGGGGATGCTATGGAAATAGCCGACCGGAATAATGCCCTTTTAATTGCCAATCATGAGTTATCCATATTCCTAGCCCAGCAGGGTTTTGAAACCTTAGGTATGAATACCGGAGGATCTTGTATGGTTCAAAATGTTAAAATTACCATGGTTGATGCCCAGCACTCCTCAGATATTGACTTCATGGAAGAAGTGGCCCCAGGAGGCAGTGCCGCAGGTTTTATAATCCAGCTGGAAAATGGTTACCGTATTTACCATGCCGGGGACACCGGATTATTTGGGGATATGAAGCAGGTTATAGGGGAAATATTTAAACCAGATATGGCTATTTTACCTATGGGGGACCGGTTTACCATGGACCCGGAGGCAGCTTCTATTGCGGCTCAATGGATTTACCCTCAAAAGGTTATTCCCATGCATTATAATACTTTTCCCATTATACAGCAGGACCCGGATCATTTCGTAGAACTTGTTAAATCTAAAAGCCCGGAAATTGATGTGGTTATCTTAAAACCGGGCCAAACTTATCAGGAATAA
- a CDS encoding glycosyltransferase family 39 protein: MKNNIKGLKDYLKKDNYFISYLLTLLLITVIITYYKIQVQMTMGPMWDAFDFLANAKYFAGQGFGYIDPARPPFLSFLTSLLFRAGFESEIAIFIVDGILFILGVIGLYLFFNLRFKPLLSFIGSLFYVSFPVVLLWVGAGYTDVASASLSIWALYFTVLAVKRNSKFFYISFPVFTLAFLTRYPSAILIFPIAFYVLINDSLKNNLKDIIMGIIASIPLLIPALIFYYNNFGNPITPLLGFYSATTAQTAGPRFAYNPEIWYYFKNSLYSLINLDFLNSPYWIVMIIFAVIAVLMGYMIILGTYINIRQFLISRKERLNLKNIKNRKILFLACFLVLFLISFNKVNYLVSISIFSISSYILYLILRSDDLENLDLDMLFLLWLASYLIFHSVYSVKVIRYFIPMAPAISYFILMGLSGFTENTKIKIRNISIKNGIYILLVFALLISSIQFVYQLEHDPIANGQNFSLNISDNGQREFIILNNDYSGELYHEIYNTHNELKMISSWLENHDPDYKNKIICTDYFWPHLRWYFKKNIYAINVFDKERDGEINDILIDNEVDYFISLASNQKLNDYEIIASFKTRWSNIIIFKKK; encoded by the coding sequence TTGAAAAATAACATAAAAGGATTAAAGGACTACTTAAAGAAGGATAATTACTTTATATCTTATTTATTAACTCTACTATTAATCACTGTTATTATCACTTACTATAAAATCCAGGTTCAAATGACCATGGGGCCCATGTGGGATGCCTTTGATTTTCTGGCCAATGCAAAATACTTTGCCGGCCAGGGTTTTGGTTATATTGATCCAGCCAGACCACCTTTTTTATCATTCCTAACCTCTCTTTTATTTAGAGCAGGATTTGAATCAGAAATAGCTATTTTTATAGTGGATGGTATCTTATTTATTCTGGGAGTTATAGGACTTTATCTTTTCTTTAATTTACGTTTTAAACCATTATTGAGTTTCATAGGATCTCTATTTTATGTTTCCTTTCCAGTTGTATTATTATGGGTTGGGGCTGGTTATACCGATGTTGCCAGTGCATCTTTGTCCATTTGGGCACTTTATTTTACGGTGCTGGCAGTTAAAAGAAATAGTAAATTTTTTTACATATCTTTCCCAGTTTTTACATTAGCATTTTTAACCAGATACCCTTCAGCCATCTTAATATTCCCTATTGCTTTTTATGTATTGATAAACGACTCTCTAAAAAATAATTTAAAAGATATTATCATGGGAATAATTGCATCAATTCCCTTATTAATCCCGGCACTCATATTCTATTATAATAACTTTGGAAATCCTATAACTCCCCTCTTGGGGTTCTATTCAGCTACAACTGCTCAAACTGCAGGGCCCAGATTCGCCTACAACCCTGAAATATGGTACTATTTTAAAAATTCCCTTTACTCCTTAATTAACCTTGATTTTTTAAATAGCCCTTACTGGATTGTAATGATTATTTTCGCAGTTATAGCTGTTTTAATGGGCTACATGATTATTTTAGGAACTTATATTAATATTAGACAATTTTTAATATCCCGAAAAGAACGCTTAAACTTAAAAAACATTAAAAATAGGAAAATTTTATTCTTAGCTTGTTTTTTAGTATTATTTTTAATTAGTTTTAATAAGGTAAATTATTTAGTATCTATTTCAATTTTTTCAATAAGTAGTTATATTTTATATCTAATATTAAGAAGTGATGATTTAGAGAATCTGGATTTAGACATGCTTTTTTTACTCTGGCTAGCTTCTTATCTTATTTTTCATAGTGTATATTCTGTAAAAGTTATTAGATATTTTATTCCCATGGCCCCTGCTATTTCCTATTTTATTCTGATGGGTTTGAGTGGGTTTACTGAAAATACAAAGATTAAAATAAGGAATATTAGTATAAAAAATGGAATATATATTCTACTTGTATTTGCACTTTTAATTTCAAGTATTCAATTTGTGTATCAATTAGAACATGATCCTATAGCTAACGGCCAAAACTTTAGTTTAAATATTTCGGATAACGGGCAAAGAGAATTCATTATCCTCAACAATGATTATAGCGGCGAGCTATATCATGAGATATATAATACTCATAATGAATTAAAAATGATTAGTAGCTGGCTAGAAAATCATGATCCAGATTATAAAAATAAGATTATCTGCACAGACTATTTCTGGCCACACCTTAGATGGTACTTTAAAAAAAATATTTATGCTATAAATGTATTTGATAAAGAAAGAGATGGTGAAATAAATGATATTTTAATTGATAATGAAGTTGATTATTTTATAAGCTTAGCTTCTAACCAAAAATTAAATGACTATGAAATAATTGCTTCTTTTAAAACTAGATGGAGCAATATAATCATCTTTAAAAAAAAATAA
- a CDS encoding class III signal peptide-containing protein, with amino-acid sequence MDILMDENGQGAAEYILLFGGVIVIAIAALIIYQNYFSGSPEFVDDDLGTVRTNVARERS; translated from the coding sequence ATGGATATTTTAATGGATGAGAACGGACAGGGGGCCGCTGAATATATTTTATTATTTGGTGGAGTTATAGTGATTGCAATTGCGGCCTTGATTATATACCAAAATTATTTTAGTGGCAGTCCCGAATTTGTAGATGATGATTTAGGTACTGTAAGGACTAATGTAGCAAGAGAACGTAGTTAA
- a CDS encoding phospholipase D-like domain-containing protein, with protein sequence MIYLIITFAGLILLFAGLYAMSFGFSTPPNFLLFFAGLCSFVIGVMLIILFGTQIDMAALKSSKTKTRVAPSKDRSKMRKPPTTVKKIMEEKKPVPKPVKPVKKAQVVKKDAPKIKPVKAEEKPTKSPRKFLRMPGRGKKKADSKAVDEKAKGIKEKAVPPEKKELKTPKRVPRRAPKAPVKDKTDEAPAKDKSQAESPEKAKKETKKPELKTIKPVKKMDKNDTHYVKNRLDKLKKDYIENVDDVEELIEERLDSFRGALNQIRSESKAPSIIWSFDAADVQDAMKETIISAEKKVIMMYPWIRNIDVGILKKFMDTNSRMIIQEASLDDDAAVELIKVLLDNDVQIKTMPHVHTVAVVSDDNHGLIISTDPIYESFEVGVIYKDEKSISEIEKLFEEAWGLSKDIELEAS encoded by the coding sequence ATGATATATTTAATAATTACTTTTGCAGGGTTAATCTTATTATTTGCCGGGCTTTATGCCATGTCTTTCGGATTTTCCACACCACCGAATTTTTTATTATTTTTTGCAGGTCTTTGTAGTTTTGTAATTGGGGTTATGCTGATTATATTGTTTGGTACACAGATAGACATGGCTGCTTTAAAATCTTCTAAAACTAAAACCAGGGTAGCTCCTTCTAAAGATAGAAGTAAAATGAGAAAACCACCCACCACGGTTAAGAAGATAATGGAAGAGAAAAAACCAGTACCTAAACCAGTAAAACCAGTAAAAAAAGCACAGGTAGTTAAAAAGGATGCCCCTAAAATCAAACCAGTAAAAGCCGAAGAAAAACCAACTAAATCCCCTCGTAAATTCTTGCGAATGCCCGGCCGGGGTAAAAAGAAAGCAGATTCTAAAGCCGTTGATGAAAAAGCCAAAGGAATAAAAGAAAAAGCAGTGCCTCCTGAAAAAAAAGAACTTAAAACTCCTAAAAGAGTACCTCGCAGGGCCCCTAAAGCTCCAGTAAAAGATAAAACAGATGAAGCTCCAGCAAAAGATAAATCACAAGCCGAATCTCCTGAAAAAGCAAAAAAAGAGACCAAAAAACCGGAACTTAAAACCATTAAACCAGTTAAAAAAATGGATAAAAATGACACTCACTATGTTAAAAACCGGCTGGATAAACTGAAAAAAGATTACATAGAAAATGTGGATGATGTGGAAGAATTGATTGAAGAAAGGTTGGATTCATTCAGAGGTGCTTTAAATCAAATCAGGTCGGAATCTAAAGCCCCCAGTATTATCTGGTCTTTTGATGCTGCTGATGTTCAGGATGCCATGAAAGAAACCATTATAAGTGCTGAAAAAAAAGTTATAATGATGTATCCCTGGATTAGAAATATAGATGTGGGTATTCTTAAAAAATTCATGGATACCAATAGCCGTATGATTATTCAGGAAGCCAGCCTGGATGATGATGCCGCAGTGGAGTTAATTAAAGTACTTCTGGATAATGATGTTCAGATTAAAACCATGCCTCATGTACATACGGTGGCGGTGGTTTCTGATGATAATCATGGTTTAATCATATCTACCGATCCTATCTATGAGAGCTTTGAAGTGGGTGTAATCTATAAGGATGAAAAATCCATTTCCGAGATTGAAAAATTATTTGAAGAAGCATGGGGACTTTCTAAAGATATAGAACTGGAGGCTAGCTAG
- the yjjX gene encoding inosine/xanthosine triphosphatase gives MKVIVGSKNPVKSRAVENILKKIYPEQEVEVLSREVDSGVPDQPLGQDETIQGAVNRAKNAYSEEFDLSVGIESGLVPVKETITGYVDMQWCAIYDGEKVTLGVSAGFEYPPHVVEEVLKGREVGHIMDELTGVDNLGKKRGAVSFLTDGLLDRVGNSEQCVLMAMVPWMNSDLYKI, from the coding sequence GTGAAGGTGATAGTTGGTTCTAAAAATCCAGTTAAATCCCGGGCAGTGGAAAATATTCTAAAAAAAATCTATCCCGAACAAGAAGTGGAAGTACTATCTCGGGAAGTGGACTCAGGAGTACCAGATCAACCCCTGGGCCAGGATGAAACCATCCAGGGAGCAGTTAATAGGGCTAAAAATGCCTATAGTGAAGAATTTGATTTAAGTGTAGGTATTGAATCTGGTCTGGTGCCGGTTAAAGAAACTATCACTGGTTATGTTGATATGCAATGGTGTGCTATCTATGATGGGGAAAAAGTTACTTTAGGGGTAAGTGCTGGTTTTGAATATCCTCCCCATGTGGTGGAGGAAGTTTTAAAGGGTAGAGAGGTAGGTCATATAATGGATGAGCTTACCGGGGTGGATAATCTGGGTAAAAAAAGAGGGGCGGTTAGTTTTTTGACTGATGGTTTGCTGGATCGGGTGGGTAATAGTGAGCAGTGTGTGTTGATGGCTATGGTGCCCTGGATGAATTCGGATCTTTATAAAATTTAA
- a CDS encoding radical SAM protein: MLKEHHVVLKNPRQVDLRFASCYPNLYRTAMSSLGFHIIYHFLNSREDVWCERVVYPYYRSLESSTPLKNFDMIGFSLQYEQDYFHLLEMLEKGGVPYRKKDRDHNHPLVIAGGPCATANPLPLSPFVDLFIVGEAEVIMDELIDTYLELDDPKGEIDAFKDIKGVYVPDNPVQKALVKDMDQACHPIYQVVPETDDKNLIPALGSSFLLGVSRGCTRGCRFCMAGYLYRPRREASLNKLFKIAEKGYDATGLQKIALIGAAVSDYTRIDELCAGLLERGFKVGTPSLRIESITSGTLESLQQSGLKTITLAPESVWKVRKSLNKPVSDEKTIKVLKKALHMGMNIKMYFLSGSPFETYEDTKELVTMMKDLLKLSPRKNAIRFSVNPLIPKPHTPLQWEGYDVKEIKSRLNYIKSQLKGYPLKVDSPRSGLIQYVLSTGGLEVADLIEKSYKNQLSFRDWLAYSTRRDFGLELPWKNIDVGLRADFLKEEYDKMKEGEITPWCEETACYNCSSSKSLCK; this comes from the coding sequence ATGTTAAAAGAACACCACGTTGTGTTGAAAAATCCCCGCCAGGTAGATTTACGTTTTGCATCATGCTATCCTAATTTATATCGTACTGCCATGTCTTCACTGGGTTTTCATATTATTTATCATTTTCTTAACTCCCGGGAGGATGTATGGTGTGAAAGGGTGGTTTACCCTTACTATCGCAGCCTGGAATCATCCACCCCCCTTAAAAACTTTGATATGATTGGTTTTTCCCTGCAATATGAACAGGATTACTTCCATCTTCTGGAGATGCTGGAAAAAGGTGGTGTTCCTTATCGGAAAAAAGACCGTGACCATAATCATCCTTTAGTTATTGCCGGAGGGCCCTGTGCCACCGCCAATCCCCTGCCCTTATCCCCTTTTGTGGATTTGTTTATTGTGGGAGAGGCAGAAGTAATCATGGATGAGTTAATAGATACCTATCTGGAACTGGATGATCCTAAGGGAGAAATTGATGCTTTTAAAGATATTAAAGGAGTGTATGTTCCAGATAATCCGGTGCAAAAAGCTTTGGTAAAGGATATGGACCAGGCCTGCCACCCCATTTACCAGGTGGTCCCGGAAACTGATGATAAAAATTTAATACCGGCTCTGGGATCCTCTTTTTTACTTGGGGTTTCCCGGGGTTGTACCCGGGGGTGTCGTTTCTGCATGGCCGGATATTTATACCGTCCCCGCCGGGAAGCATCTTTAAATAAATTATTTAAAATTGCAGAAAAAGGCTATGATGCCACCGGACTTCAAAAAATAGCTTTAATTGGTGCTGCAGTTTCTGATTACACCCGTATAGATGAGCTATGTGCTGGTCTTTTAGAGCGAGGTTTTAAAGTAGGGACCCCTTCTTTAAGGATTGAATCTATAACATCAGGTACTCTAGAATCCTTACAACAAAGTGGCCTTAAAACCATAACCCTGGCCCCGGAATCAGTGTGGAAAGTTAGAAAAAGTTTAAATAAACCAGTGAGTGATGAGAAAACTATAAAAGTCCTTAAAAAAGCTTTGCATATGGGTATGAATATTAAAATGTATTTTTTATCAGGTTCACCTTTTGAAACTTATGAGGATACAAAAGAGCTGGTTACTATGATGAAGGACCTTTTAAAGCTCTCTCCCCGTAAGAATGCTATACGTTTTAGTGTTAACCCTCTTATTCCCAAACCCCACACCCCTTTACAGTGGGAAGGTTATGATGTAAAAGAAATAAAGTCCCGTTTGAACTATATCAAATCCCAGCTTAAGGGTTATCCCCTTAAGGTGGATAGTCCCCGTTCCGGTCTAATCCAGTATGTGCTTTCAACTGGAGGTTTAGAAGTGGCAGATTTAATTGAAAAATCATATAAAAATCAGTTATCCTTCCGGGACTGGTTAGCTTATTCAACTAGAAGAGACTTTGGTTTGGAATTGCCATGGAAGAATATTGATGTGGGTTTAAGAGCAGATTTCTTAAAAGAAGAATATGATAAAATGAAAGAAGGAGAAATAACTCCCTGGTGTGAAGAAACAGCCTGTTATAATTGTTCATCATCTAAATCATTATGTAAATAA
- a CDS encoding phosphopantetheine adenylyltransferase, protein MASKKYKKVAVGGTFDKFHQGHRSLLEEAFRIGDEIIIGVTSDEFGGKKGDVESCDTRMSNLNEFLSTIYPQKFHIKRLEDPFGTTIHEADFEAIVVSQETEPTAVKINEIRTKKGMDPMDIVVIETVFAEDGRPISSTRIRKGEIDRKGHILKKLRSVFK, encoded by the coding sequence ATGGCTTCAAAAAAATATAAAAAGGTGGCAGTTGGGGGAACCTTTGATAAGTTCCACCAGGGTCACCGCTCCCTCCTGGAAGAAGCATTTAGAATTGGGGATGAAATAATTATTGGGGTTACTTCTGATGAGTTCGGAGGTAAAAAAGGGGATGTGGAATCCTGTGATACCCGGATGTCTAATTTAAATGAGTTTTTATCCACCATCTACCCCCAAAAATTCCATATAAAAAGACTGGAGGATCCCTTTGGAACCACCATCCATGAAGCAGATTTTGAGGCCATTGTGGTAAGTCAGGAAACCGAACCCACCGCAGTTAAGATAAATGAGATTAGAACCAAAAAAGGCATGGATCCTATGGATATAGTGGTCATAGAAACAGTGTTTGCCGAGGATGGTAGGCCCATATCTTCTACCCGTATACGAAAAGGAGAGATAGATCGCAAAGGACACATTTTAAAGAAACTAAGGAGTGTGTTTAAGTGA
- a CDS encoding Flp family type IVb pilin — protein sequence MNFLKDESGQGAAEYILLFGGVIVIAIAALIIYQTYFTGQDFNTDQDIAEVRTNVAREG from the coding sequence ATGAACTTTTTAAAAGATGAAAGTGGACAAGGTGCAGCAGAATATATTCTATTATTCGGTGGTGTGATTGTTATTGCTATAGCTGCTTTAATTATCTACCAGACCTACTTCACTGGACAAGATTTCAACACAGATCAAGATATTGCTGAAGTCCGAACTAATGTAGCACGAGAAGGATAA